DNA from Variovorax sp. V213:
GGCGGTGGCGGTGTTCAGCCGCAACGCCGACGCGCACCCCGGCGCCCTGCCCTTCGCGCAGCTGCTGCAGGCCAGCGAAACGCCGGCCGTGATGCAGGCTTACGAAGCGGTGCTGCCCGACACCCACGCCAAATACCTGCTGACCTCGGGTTCCACCGGCACGCCCAAGGTGGTGATCAACACGCACCGCATGCTCTGCGCCAACCAGCAGATGATGGCGCAGACCTGGCGCTTCCTCACGCGGGAAAAACCGGTGCTGGTCGACTGGCTGCCCTGGAGCCATACCTTCGGCGCCAACCACAACCTGAACATGGTGCTGTGCCACGGCGGTGCGCTCTACATCGACGAGGGCCGCCCCGCGCCGGGGCTCATCGAAAAGACGGTGCGCAACCTGCGCGAGGTGAAGCCCACGCTGCTGTTCAACGTGCCGCGCGGCTTCGACATGCTGCTGCCGTTTCTCGAAGCCGACGATGCGCTCGCCGCCGAGGTGTTCTCGCGCCTGCGGCTCGCCTTCTACGCGGCCGCGGCGCTCGCGCCCTCGACCTGGCAGCGGCTCGAAGCGGTGGCCGAGCGCGTGCGGCCCGAGCGCCCGCTGTGGCTTACCACCTCATGGGGCGCGACCGAAACGTCGCCCGCCATCACCTCGGCGCACTGGAAGCTGGACGGCGCGGGCTGCATTGGTGCGCCGCTGCCAGGACTCGAACTCAAGTTCGTGCCCAACGGCCAGAAGCTCGAGATGCGCGTCAAGGGCGTCTCGGTGTTCCCGGGCTACCGCCATGCGCCGCGCGAAACGGCGGAGGCTTTCGACGAAGAGGGTTACTACCGCATCGGCGATGCCGGCTTTCTTGCGAACCCCGCCGAGCCCGCGCAGGGGGTGATCTTCAACGGCCGCGTGGCCGAAGACTTCAAGCTTTCGAGCGGCACCTGGGTGTCGGTGGGCACGTTGCGCGTCAAGCTGGTGTCGATGCTGGCGCCGCATGTGCAGGACGTGGTGCTCACGGGCCACGACCGCGACGAGATCGGCATGCTGGTGTTTCCCGGCCCACAGGCCGCGCCGCAAGTGTTGGCCGAGCGCATCGCCGACGTGCTGCGCGCGCTGCGCGAGGAAGGCGCCGGTTCTTCGCAATGCCCGACGCGCGCGCTGGTGCTCACCGAACCGCCGAGCCTCGACGCGGGCGAGATCACCGACAAGGGCTACATCAACCAGCGTGCC
Protein-coding regions in this window:
- a CDS encoding feruloyl-CoA synthase, whose protein sequence is MTDDDFLLDESQIAPPRTVRIDFDDGSFALRSPVALKPYARCIGEWIERWARETPDALAFAERDESGEGWRKLDYRGLRHAVGAVAQALLDLQLPAGKPIAILSDNAIDHAVLMLAAMHIGRTACSLSSAYSRMAKDPSRLHGMLQALQPALIYASDAKVYGGALAGSGVEAVAVFSRNADAHPGALPFAQLLQASETPAVMQAYEAVLPDTHAKYLLTSGSTGTPKVVINTHRMLCANQQMMAQTWRFLTREKPVLVDWLPWSHTFGANHNLNMVLCHGGALYIDEGRPAPGLIEKTVRNLREVKPTLLFNVPRGFDMLLPFLEADDALAAEVFSRLRLAFYAAAALAPSTWQRLEAVAERVRPERPLWLTTSWGATETSPAITSAHWKLDGAGCIGAPLPGLELKFVPNGQKLEMRVKGVSVFPGYRHAPRETAEAFDEEGYYRIGDAGFLANPAEPAQGVIFNGRVAEDFKLSSGTWVSVGTLRVKLVSMLAPHVQDVVLTGHDRDEIGMLVFPGPQAAPQVLAERIADVLRALREEGAGSSQCPTRALVLTEPPSLDAGEITDKGYINQRAVLTRRAAEVVRLHAGAHHDLQVIHLRG